TGGATTCATCCAACACTTTCTCCAGCCTCCTTTCTCCATACAACATGGGATTTATCTTTGCTAGAACAAGACTAACCTATACAATAAACATAATTAATATAAGATAGTTACTCTAACTAATAATAAAATACATGAACTAAAATTATAATTCCCTAATAAGTTAATTATCTAACGACATAAAGTACATAGCAAGTAATCTAAGCAATGCATAGAAAAATTGATTGCCAGTTAGGCCTTTTCCTGTCACGATATCTTAATGAAACCACTGCATAATATCATCCTTATTATGTCTATAGCTTTAATGGGAGTTATGGGCGTATCCATTATTCTTCCAGTCCTTCCTCTACTTGCCCATATATTTGAACTTACTCCTACTGAAGTAGGACTTATTATAACCTGTTTTTCATTGCCAAGTGCTTTATTTACTCCTGTTGCCGGAATTATTGCTGATCTTTATGGAAGAAAAAAAATTCTTTTATTAGGTCTGGCCCTTTTTGCACTTGGAGGAGTTGGATGTGCACTCTCTACCTCCTTTAAAGGACTTCTTTTTTGTAGAGCTATCCAAGGTCTTGGAGCAGCGCCTCTAGGAATACTCTACAGTACTATCATTGGAGACCTTTATAATGAAGAAGAGCGTCCTAAAATGATGGGCATAGCTGGTGCGACAATAAGTATTGGAACAGCAATATATCCGGCACTAGGTGGATTTGTTGGAGAAATTCACTGGACTCTTCCATTCTGGTTTTCCTTATTATCTCTCCCTGTAGCAATCATAGCCCTTATTTATCCCTATCCTTATAAAGGAACAAAAACATCTATCAAAGACTACACAAAAATTTCTGGAAAACTTATTTTTCATTCACATTCAGTAGGCCTTTTAAGTATTACTTTTCTTTGTTTTAGCATTCTGTATGGCCCAATACTTACCTATTTCCCTTTAATTGCAAATTTACTCTATCAAGCTTCACCTATCCAGATAGGTATAACCTTTAGTATTGCCTGCTTAGGTACTGCAATTATCGCTATTAATCTTGCACAACTTAGTAGGACATATAGTCACAAAAAACTGCTTATTATAGCTGCTGGTTGTTACTTTATTTCCCAAGGACTTGTTATTATTCTCCCATTACAAAGCCAAAATATTTGGCTACTTACATTACCTATTTTTGTTTTAGGAAT
The sequence above is drawn from the Lawsonia intracellularis PHE/MN1-00 genome and encodes:
- a CDS encoding MFS transporter, which gives rise to MKPLHNIILIMSIALMGVMGVSIILPVLPLLAHIFELTPTEVGLIITCFSLPSALFTPVAGIIADLYGRKKILLLGLALFALGGVGCALSTSFKGLLFCRAIQGLGAAPLGILYSTIIGDLYNEEERPKMMGIAGATISIGTAIYPALGGFVGEIHWTLPFWFSLLSLPVAIIALIYPYPYKGTKTSIKDYTKISGKLIFHSHSVGLLSITFLCFSILYGPILTYFPLIANLLYQASPIQIGITFSIACLGTAIIAINLAQLSRTYSHKKLLIIAAGCYFISQGLVIILPLQSQNIWLLTLPIFVLGIAQGISFPLVNSHITSLAPTSNRAIVMAINSTFMRLSQSISPIVFGIGWSFFGWPGPFIFGLFTSIILALLIMKVFSRCNPISPIFDN